A region of Salvelinus alpinus chromosome 6, SLU_Salpinus.1, whole genome shotgun sequence DNA encodes the following proteins:
- the LOC139579793 gene encoding homeobox protein HMX1-like — HVSIFDSHFINVVFFSKDPKEDSRCSDDRRCSHSASDQDSVSPAVSEEPTEGSDKTGRKTADSSLTDDNDETQNAFDDQSDPEAPLDQSSIRKKKSRTVFSRSQVFQLESTFDMKRYLSGSERAGIAASLHLTETQVKIWFQNRRNKWKRQLAADLEAANVSRSSRRIVRVPILYHESNTPSTLRFNIDVSQVSPPLMNFSNPMNYPFSSFAHSVSLLRLQMTGLV, encoded by the coding sequence CATGTGTCCATATTCGATTCACATTTTATTAATGTTGTATTTTTTTCCAAAGATCCCAAAGAGGACAGTAGATGCTCAGATGACCGTCGCTGCTCCCACTCAGCCAGCGACCAAGACTCCGTCTCTCCCGCGGTGTCAGAAGAACCCACTGAAGGCAGCGACAAAACGGGACGGAAAACGGCAGACAGCAGCCTGACCGACGACAACGACGAGACGCAGAATGCCTTTGACGATCAGTCGGACCCGGAAGCCCCTCTGGACCAGAGCTCTATCCGGAAGAAGAAAAGTAGAACCGTTTTCAGTCGGAGTCAGGTGTTTCAGTTGGAGTCGACGTTCGATATGAAACGGTACCTCAGCGGTTCTGAACGGGCAGGTATCGCGGCCTCTCTCCACCTAACGGAAACGCAGGTGAAAATCTGGTTCCAGAACCGACGGAATAAATGGAAGAGACAGCTGGCGGCGGATCTAGAGGCCGCAAACGTTTCCCGCTCGTCCCGACGGATAGTCAGAGTTCCGATTCTATATCACGAAAGCAACACGCCCTCGACGTTGCGTTTCAACATCGACGTGTCCCAGGTCTCCCCACCGTTGATGAATTTCTCAAACCCTATGAACTATCCCTTCTCTTCGTTCGCTCACTCCGTGAGTTTACTACGCTTGCAAATGACCGGGTTGGTGTAA